The Eubacterium maltosivorans genome includes the window TCTTCTACGGTTTCCAAATTTTTGAGAAGGCCGGACTTTTCCTCGATTGCACGTTGCTGCCGCACTTCGATAGCCTTTGAGCGTTTCATCATTTTAGCAGATTTGTGACCAATATACCCTCGGTCAACCGGGCCGTTCCCATATTTTGACGCTTCAATTCGGTCTGACCAGACAGAAGTTCTTTTAGCTGCCTTTTGCATATTATCAATGCTTTTTTTCAGCTTCACATTTTGAGCGAGTTCAAATTCTTGTTGACGCTGGAAGTTGGTAAACCAAGTAGAAAAATTTCCGCTTTGCACTTCGATGTTTGACCGATTGATCGACAGGATATGGTCAACACAGCCATCTAAAAAACAGCGATCATGAGAGACTAAGATAAATCCCTTTTTCCGTTTCAGGTATGCTGAAACGGTTTCTCTGGCTTTCATATCCAAATGGTTTGTCGGTTCATCAATCAGTAAAAAGTGTCCATCATTCAGAAATAGAGCGGCAAGCAGCACCTTGGTCTGCTCTCCATTGGAAAGCGTAAAAAATGGCCTCCAAAGTACATCATCACGGACTTCCAGATAGGATAGTTCTCTCAACAGCTCCCACTCTTCCGCCAGCGGGCAGACTTCCGAGAGAATGTCCGTAGTTAATCTGTTTTTGTTGTTCACAGGATATGGAAAGTAATCAAATTGCACAGAGGCTTGTATTTTTCCGTGGTATTCGTACTTTCCAAGCAGGAGATTTAGAAAAGTTGTTTTCCCTCTACCGTTTCTTCCAACAAACCCAAGTTTCCAATCTGTATCAATTTGAAAATTGACGTTTTCAAAAATGTTATCATAGCTGGATGGATAGGCAAAGGTAAGGTTCTCGACTCGGATCATCGACATATCGCATTCCTCCTTTATTCCGGGGATAAAGAACATAAAATAAGAGCTGCAAGAAAGTCAATTCTTGCAGCTCGTCATAGCATAATAGTACCATTCCTTGTCGAGAATGATACAACTACAATATATCGAGTGAATAGACTTTTAACTTTCTTGCAATGGGCACAATGACACTGTAAAACACAGCATCACTGTATATTCCAATTTATTTGCAAGAAAAGTTAATCATCTTTTCACCTCACCTCTAATATTTATTTCAATATACCATAAGTAGACATATATGTCAAATAGAAAGGCAGCCATAGATGATAAGTTACCCCAGCAAAGGTGGCAAGCAATGCCCCTGGATAGCCATTCGGCTTCAGGCGCTGCTTGTTGAGGGAATCCCCCAAGCCCCCATGAACGCAGAATTTTATTCTGCGGCTGCGCGTCCGATGGACGCTTTTGACCATGACCAGTTCACCGCTGGTCGTGGTCTTTTTCTTTTTTGGCATCGTGTTCCGCCTCCATTTTTAAGAGCCGATCCACATTGGCCTTTGCCGCCAGCAGCTCCCGCATTTCCTCACGGGAGCGCCGGTACTCGGCATAGGTCTTTTTCTTTTCCTCTAGGAGCCGGGCATACTCGGCTTGCAGCTCCTTGACCTTGGGCAGCTTCTTGACCCCCATATCGTCAAAGGCATTTTTGGCCGCCTGATGGAGCAGGATTTCTTCCTCATGTTCCTCTCGGAATTTCTTGGAGTAACCGGTCTTCCGGTAGGCCACATAGGTGTCGCGGGTCTTGGCATAGTTGATGATATGGGTCCGCAGGACGGCGATCTCCGCCATGCGTTTCTCCGCTGCCTTGATTTTTGCGGATAGCTCATTGTGGTGGGCCGTGGCTGCCACAGCCTTTTCCTCCAGCACAGCATACTCCAGCAGGTTATGCTCGGTGAGATAATTCACGGTCTGCGCCATCTGTTTCAAGTTAAAAACCTTGGCCCACCGCACATACCCGGCACCTTTTCCGGCCTGGAGCTTTGCCTGGATGTCAACCAGCAGATTAACCTTCGGCGGATCTGCTTGCTTGACTGATTTCTGGCGGGGCGTATGCTCCTTTTGACCGGCAAGGACAGCCAGCAGGTCCTCCAGGGTGTAGCCTTTGCCCAGGCTGTCCAGCCGGGCCACTTTGCTCCAGCCGGGGAGCTTCAAACGGTAGGATTTCCCGCGCCTGGACACTTCACAGCCGGATTCCCGGAGCAGCTTCAGCAGCTCGTCCAGGTCAGCAGGCTTTTGTGCCAGGGCGTTGTCAATGGCAGCACGGAGCAATTCCCGATGGGAGGGCTTCGCCTGATCGCCCAGCCATTGGTCGTAACTTTTGCCGTGGGGCTTTGGGTTTTCGACAATGGACAGTCCGTTCTCAATGCAGATGGTGTCGCTCAATCGACGGACGGCTTTTGTACTGCCCCAAAAGTTGCGGAACTTCCGGTCACAGTCCAGGTTGACCGAACTCCAAATGATATGATTATGGACATGGGCCTTGTCAATGTGGGTACAAACGGTAAAGGCGTGTTTGCCCTTGGTGAACCGTTTGGCAAATTCTACGCCCAGCCGGTTGGCCTCCTCCGGGGTGATCTCCCCAGGGCAGAAGGACTGGCGTACATGGTAGGCGATTACATCATCCGCACCCCGGACCCGTCCGGTGGCGGCGATATACTGGCGCTTGGCCAGCATGAACTCGGCGTCGGCTACACGGCTGTCGCACTCATAGCCAGTGATGAGCCTGCCGTGGTCAGTTTTTTGCGGATTGGCCACATAGTCGATAATCTCGCTGATGGCACGGCTCTCGGTCCGGCCCTTGCCGATATGCAGCGGCATGATGCGTGTGGTTGCCATAAAGGTTGCCTCCCTTCAAAAAATAGGCAGCCTCAACTGCCTATCTCGTCACGGTAAGAAATAATTTGTTTCTTTTTCTGTTTGGCGCACCGCAGTGTTGTGGCGGCTCCACCCCAATCATGGAGAACATACGCTACTACCACATCACTGGCCTCTACCATCCAGCGATTTCTGTGAGAAATCGCAAAACGGCGTGGCGTAGTTTCCAACGGCGGATACACGGTGCTGTCGTAACCGGAAGTGTTCCTCCCGGTGTTTAGATATGCCAGAACAAGGATCAGCTCAATCTGCGGATACCGTTTTTTCTGCGCTCTCAGAACAGACGCCGCCAAGAAGTCAAAGGCTCCATAGCCGCCCAGGTAAAAGGTAGTCGCTCCTTGTTCAATCAGTTTTTGCGTAACAGCGTATAACCATTTCTCTATTTTCTCACTCTGCGAGATCTGTGCATGGCCACAAAAGGTTACAATCATACCTTGTCCTCACTTTCTAAAGCTATTGTTCTGAGCTTCAATCAAAAGCAAAGCTGACAGCTTATAAAACATAGTCTAACAGACGCTATTATAACCCGCAATCATAATGTAGTCTTAGAGTACATAAAATAATCGCTAACAGCTAATAGACGGGTGTGGACTATGGAACAAAGCAAATTGGGAAAGCGCATCAACGAGGTGCGGAAGTCTCGTGGCCTGACAGCCGACAAATTATCGGAATTATGTAACATCAATGCCACTTATCTGCGGCAAATTGAAGGTGGAGCCAAGATGCCCAGCCTGCCGGTATTCATCGACATTTGCAAGGCGCTCCACATTTCTCCTGACTATCTGTTGCAGGATGAATTGAGCGAAAATGAGATCAGTAAAATCCATGAAATTGAAATGCTATGGAAAGATGCGCCACTGTCAAAACAAGAGCTTGCACTTGCAATGATAAAGGCAGCTCTAAAGCATCCAGAGCAGTAAAACAGCCAGCCGGGTTCAAACCGGCTGGCTGCACTTTTCTCTCCAATATTATCCGTAGACCAAATCCTGTATTGCAAACTTCAAATCCTGCACCTTGCCAAGCAGCCAAAAGGCCAATTTCGGCAGCCCAAAGGGGCTTATGAGAAACGCGATTACCAACAGAATAAGGCCGTTCTGCGGGGAGTATGTCATCAGGACGGCCACGCCCAGCAGGGCAATCACCGTACTGAGCAGCCCCAGCACCAAGCCGGACACATAGACCAGCCCCACGCAAATCCAGATGGCCAGGGTGAGCAGCAGGATCACCGGCGCAATCACAATCTTCAAAATCAGCTTCAATGCGGTCATTTCATGGCCTCCTCTCGACGATCCAAATACTTCTGGCACAGACGGCGGACCTGTTCCTCGTCGGCCTCGTTTTCTTCCCGGCGTCCCTTTGTCAGCTGAATGGAGGCAAAGGATTCGTACTCGACCAGCAGATGGTCAAATAGTTCCTCCGGGGTCCGGCACACATCACCCTCGCAATAGGGCGGGTCCGGGGGCGAGCCGTTGAAGGACACACAGACATATCCGTACCGGCTCTTGTAGACTTCCAGCTCCATATCCTGCGCCAGATAGTCCTCGAAAATCTCTAAAACCTTTTCAAAGGTCAACATTGGTATCTCAACTCCTTTGTGAGATGTGAGAACACTTTGCTATCTGCCTTTATTATCCGGCAAGCCCCGTCAAAAGGCAAGGATACAGACAAAAAGAAAAAGCAGAGGGAGGCGCGGCGAAAAGAACGCCGTTCCTCCCTCCACAGATGGGATATATACCCCTGTCACGATAGATTGGAGAGCTGGGTCAGGATTTTCTTCACGCCCTCCCATAGCTGCTCCTGCCGCTGGGCTATATCTTCCAGGTCAGCGTCGTAGACACGCCCGGTCTCATGCACTCGGCGGGTGAGCTGGTTCAGGTTGTTGCTGCTCCGGCGCAGCAGAGACACCAGCTCCTTCAGCTCCGGCAAGTCCAGCTGCACCACATAACCGTCCAGGGCCATCTTCCGCAGATAGGCTTCTCGGTTCTTCGTCCCAAGTTGGGACATTTTCTGCTCGATCAGCGCCAGCTCCTCCGGGGAGACCCGAAAATTCACCTGGACCTCCCGTTTGCGCTTTGGGGTACTCACCGTTCCGGCTCCCGTTTCTTATGGCCCGGAGCTTTGGGGGCTGCCTGTTTCGGTTCCTGCTTCAAATGCTCCCGGACAGAAGGCCGGGGCTGGCGCAGCTCCTTGGAGCGGTCCTCGTTGGCCAGGATGGTGGCATAGGTTCCAGGAAGTCCCTTCATACCGGTAAACGAAAGACTGCGAAACGGCAGGAGATTCATCAGCCGGTCATGGTCTTTGCTCCCGGCACGATTCAGAAACTCCGGGGAAATGCGAGCCATGTAATGGGTCCCGTGGGGGCTGTTCGGCATATCCGGTGCGCGCAGCTCCCGCAAAATCCGTTCTGCCTCTGCCTGGATGTCCTCTACCGTCAAGGGCTGGCGGCGTAGATGTTCCTCGCGCACCAGATCAATAAACCCGTTCAAAACAGCGGGGTGGCTGTTCAGGGCATACCCACACCGGACGGTATCGGAGTTGTAGTTGGGGATGGTCTTTGCCCATTCCTTGTTGCGGGGCGAGTAGCGCCCATCCCAGTCCTGGAGCTGGACGGTGTTGGCAAGGACCAGCATGACCCGGTCCATGCCGTAGGTCTCGATCACGCCCTTGGCGGCATCGTGACTGAGATACATCCCGTCGAAGTGTTCCCGCACCGCCGCTTCAATGGCCTCCTTGCATTGAAGATTGGCGTTGTTGGAGGCCCGGTACTGCTCCAGCTCTCCATGCTCTTTCGCATAGGCAGCGGAGTGAGGATAAATGGCGGCTTTCCGCAGCTCCGCCTGGGCCTTGCAAGCATCATCGGCCCGGTTCTCAATGCTGTCCCGGACCACATCCATGTAGCCGGTCTCCAACTTCTCAAAGTAACGGTACACATCGGCCAGCGGCGTGGGCGAATCCAGCAGCGCCTGGGCCTGGGCAGCGGTCAGCTCCAGTTCCTCCATCGCCATCACGATGTCCTCCCGGACGGTGTATTCGTAGGCGTGGTTCAGGACCTCTGCCGGGGGCTGGATTTTCAGCCAGTCCCGGTATTTGTCCTGTTCAGCGGCCATCTTCTCATAGAGGGCCGTATTCAGATCGTTGGTATTCATGTTATCGC containing:
- the abc-f gene encoding ribosomal protection-like ABC-F family protein; this encodes MSMIRVENLTFAYPSSYDNIFENVNFQIDTDWKLGFVGRNGRGKTTFLNLLLGKYEYHGKIQASVQFDYFPYPVNNKNRLTTDILSEVCPLAEEWELLRELSYLEVRDDVLWRPFFTLSNGEQTKVLLAALFLNDGHFLLIDEPTNHLDMKARETVSAYLKRKKGFILVSHDRCFLDGCVDHILSINRSNIEVQSGNFSTWFTNFQRQQEFELAQNVKLKKSIDNMQKAAKRTSVWSDRIEASKYGNGPVDRGYIGHKSAKMMKRSKAIEVRQQRAIEEKSGLLKNLETVEDLKIAPLLYFSDTLVTFSDVVPIFDGKNVCQPISFTVKQGERIALDGKNGSGKTSLLKLLVGQQIEHRGTVAIGSGMILSYVPQDTSMLNGSLSEFAEANRIDESLFKAILRKMDFSRIQFEKKMQDFSAGQKKKVLIAKSLCEQAHLYVWDEPLNYIDIYSRMQIENLIREFSPTMIFVEHDLAFRNAIATQNIRLTVG
- a CDS encoding relaxase/mobilization nuclease domain-containing protein, with protein sequence MATTRIMPLHIGKGRTESRAISEIIDYVANPQKTDHGRLITGYECDSRVADAEFMLAKRQYIAATGRVRGADDVIAYHVRQSFCPGEITPEEANRLGVEFAKRFTKGKHAFTVCTHIDKAHVHNHIIWSSVNLDCDRKFRNFWGSTKAVRRLSDTICIENGLSIVENPKPHGKSYDQWLGDQAKPSHRELLRAAIDNALAQKPADLDELLKLLRESGCEVSRRGKSYRLKLPGWSKVARLDSLGKGYTLEDLLAVLAGQKEHTPRQKSVKQADPPKVNLLVDIQAKLQAGKGAGYVRWAKVFNLKQMAQTVNYLTEHNLLEYAVLEEKAVAATAHHNELSAKIKAAEKRMAEIAVLRTHIINYAKTRDTYVAYRKTGYSKKFREEHEEEILLHQAAKNAFDDMGVKKLPKVKELQAEYARLLEEKKKTYAEYRRSREEMRELLAAKANVDRLLKMEAEHDAKKEKDHDQR
- a CDS encoding helix-turn-helix domain-containing protein, whose amino-acid sequence is MEQSKLGKRINEVRKSRGLTADKLSELCNINATYLRQIEGGAKMPSLPVFIDICKALHISPDYLLQDELSENEISKIHEIEMLWKDAPLSKQELALAMIKAALKHPEQ
- a CDS encoding CD1845 family protein — encoded protein: MTALKLILKIVIAPVILLLTLAIWICVGLVYVSGLVLGLLSTVIALLGVAVLMTYSPQNGLILLVIAFLISPFGLPKLAFWLLGKVQDLKFAIQDLVYG
- a CDS encoding plasmid mobilization protein, with product MSTPKRKREVQVNFRVSPEELALIEQKMSQLGTKNREAYLRKMALDGYVVQLDLPELKELVSLLRRSSNNLNQLTRRVHETGRVYDADLEDIAQRQEQLWEGVKKILTQLSNLS